The Rhodopirellula bahusiensis genome window below encodes:
- a CDS encoding exonuclease domain-containing protein: MDFTAIDFETATRRSDSACQLAAVRVRGGEIVDSASWLIRPRPFDFSPANIQIHGITPGMVRDESEFGDLWPEIQSRLGDDCLIAHNASFDLGVLMACLESHDHPVPDMQYSCTRAIARRTWPQQPRFGLKPLSDWLGIRFRHHDALEDSIACAKIALAAAEDSGASTLEALETKLSLSRGSAGAWGKKGPTARRASTRRKSSPRRASTRTSEVAIAGSTMATATMSNTSVSTAPPRPCGISDSGVDLQRLMIRADFIRPLEGRKVVFTGVLTKLQREEAEILTSRCGGKCQSSVSRKTDLVVVGELDSRTVNAGRTMSSKEATARQLADEGAAVKIMTEQEFLEMIIAM, encoded by the coding sequence ATGGATTTCACCGCGATCGATTTTGAGACGGCAACGCGTCGTTCGGACAGTGCCTGCCAACTGGCGGCGGTTCGCGTTCGCGGCGGAGAGATCGTTGACTCAGCAAGCTGGCTCATTCGCCCGCGGCCCTTTGACTTCTCGCCTGCCAACATTCAGATCCACGGCATCACTCCGGGAATGGTGCGTGACGAATCCGAGTTCGGTGATTTGTGGCCGGAGATCCAATCCAGGCTGGGTGATGATTGCCTGATTGCTCACAACGCCAGCTTTGATCTTGGCGTCTTGATGGCTTGCCTGGAATCGCATGATCATCCCGTTCCGGACATGCAATACAGTTGCACGCGAGCGATCGCCCGGCGGACTTGGCCCCAGCAACCTCGGTTTGGTCTGAAACCACTATCGGACTGGCTGGGCATCCGATTCCGTCACCACGACGCACTCGAAGATTCCATCGCTTGTGCCAAGATCGCTTTGGCCGCGGCAGAAGATTCCGGAGCGAGCACTCTGGAAGCGCTGGAAACAAAACTCTCGCTCTCTCGGGGCAGTGCCGGTGCCTGGGGTAAAAAAGGGCCGACGGCCAGGCGTGCCTCGACCCGGCGAAAATCTTCGCCACGCCGCGCATCGACACGAACTTCCGAAGTCGCGATCGCGGGTTCGACGATGGCGACCGCAACCATGTCGAACACTTCGGTCTCAACCGCACCACCGCGGCCCTGCGGGATCAGCGACAGCGGGGTGGATCTGCAGCGATTGATGATTCGGGCTGATTTCATTCGCCCCCTGGAAGGACGAAAAGTCGTCTTCACCGGCGTGCTGACGAAACTGCAGCGGGAGGAAGCCGAAATCCTGACCTCGCGATGCGGCGGGAAGTGCCAATCCAGCGTTTCGCGAAAAACGGACTTGGTCGTCGTCGGCGAGCTCGATTCTAGGACCGTCAATGCGGGCCGAACGATGAGCTCCAAGGAGGCCACCGCTCGGCAGTTGGCGGATGAGGGAGCTGCCGTGAAAATCATGACGGAGCAGGAGTTTTTGGAAATGATCATCGCGATGTGA